The following proteins are co-located in the Paludibaculum fermentans genome:
- a CDS encoding CRTAC1 family protein: MLRLRTLGKAYYENPTTQVQAVEQFRQAHKLNPGSSMDRLNYALALLRAGNGKEGMAELEAVQKQDPKIPHTWFNLGIEFKKMGESEKAIAQLEQMAQLVPGEAITEYNLGVLYKAVGRVEEANRKFELSAQLDPNFAAPHFQLFNYYRQQSEPEKAKAELGRFQALKKTHDDAGTGNEDVEWSLYSEILDPVDGALAADAAQPGPLKFAATALPGKFTAAGASLQVIDSDGTGSTDLLVVSNGGLALFRKGLTPVPQPALSALKDVLAAVPGDYNNDGFVDLCVLTKSGAVLLENSKAGFKKGVELPAGRFESALWIDYDRDYDLDLVLLGAQTKLLRNQMPGGFEDHTADLPFVAGTAVAGVEIRVIPDTKSHDMIVSYAGRNAVLYKDRLAGKYEARELAAVPQGASGLTVADLNNDSQLDLVWNGGAALNQNGSFQTLAWPAKGSFALGDFENRGLLDALTGGQVYRNRGKTTFAGQAGTGIPAEVTALATADFDGDGRVDAAAMLPDGTVQRLMNQTTLKTGWTRVALNGVKNLKLAAGTEVEVKSGSLYQKQMYRGYPLTVGLRGNKEIDTIRITWPNGLIQNEMKQKVATPLKFEEAQRLSGSCPTIWTWNGREFEFITDTLGVAPLGASSGDGQYFPVDHDEFISIRGDQLKAVDGQYEVRITEELSEVTYLDQVKLIAVDHPAQQEVFTNDKWKSPPFPEFRLFGVTKRVYPRKATEDGGRDVTAAMLKRDARYPDGFRRDLQNVASMHSLDLDFGQAAKDNRAVLILHGWVDWADGSTFLGESQRTKTGLATPKLQVKDKTGEWITVIEDMGMPAGKPKTIAVDLTGKFLSASREVRIVTNLCLYWDEIFLSETNDAPQVKMTEMAAGQTELRFRGFSKNIVHPERKQPEQFFYDNPAVTSMWNPTPGQYTRYGAVTPLLGEVDDKLVVMGSGDEVQLKFDGGALPKLPAGWQRDWLLKVDGWAKDRDANTAYSQTVEPLPFHGMSAYPYPAGQHYPDSAEYREYQKQYNTRPALRLMRALHESGTRSKQVN; the protein is encoded by the coding sequence TTGTTGAGGCTGCGCACGCTGGGCAAGGCGTATTACGAGAACCCGACCACGCAAGTCCAGGCGGTGGAACAGTTTAGACAGGCCCACAAGCTCAATCCCGGATCGTCGATGGACCGCCTGAACTATGCTCTTGCGCTGCTGCGCGCCGGCAACGGCAAGGAGGGCATGGCGGAGCTGGAGGCGGTGCAGAAGCAGGATCCGAAGATCCCCCACACCTGGTTCAACCTGGGTATCGAGTTCAAGAAGATGGGGGAATCGGAGAAAGCCATCGCGCAGTTGGAGCAGATGGCCCAGCTGGTGCCGGGCGAGGCAATCACCGAGTACAACCTGGGCGTCCTCTATAAAGCCGTCGGCCGGGTGGAGGAAGCAAACCGGAAGTTTGAGCTGAGCGCCCAATTGGATCCGAACTTCGCCGCTCCGCACTTCCAGTTGTTCAACTACTACCGGCAGCAGAGTGAGCCCGAGAAGGCCAAGGCCGAGTTGGGCCGCTTCCAGGCGCTGAAGAAGACGCACGACGATGCCGGGACAGGCAATGAGGATGTCGAGTGGAGCCTGTACTCCGAGATCCTGGATCCTGTCGATGGCGCGCTGGCGGCCGATGCGGCGCAACCTGGTCCGCTGAAATTCGCGGCTACGGCCTTGCCGGGCAAGTTCACCGCGGCGGGAGCTTCGCTGCAGGTGATCGACTCGGATGGTACGGGCTCGACCGATCTGCTGGTGGTGTCGAACGGTGGTTTGGCTTTGTTTCGCAAGGGACTGACACCGGTTCCGCAGCCGGCCTTGAGCGCGTTGAAGGACGTTCTGGCCGCAGTGCCCGGCGACTATAACAATGACGGGTTTGTCGATCTGTGCGTCCTGACGAAGTCCGGCGCCGTGCTGCTGGAGAACTCGAAGGCCGGGTTCAAGAAGGGCGTGGAGCTGCCGGCGGGCCGGTTTGAGTCGGCGCTGTGGATCGACTACGACCGCGACTACGACCTGGACTTGGTGCTGCTGGGCGCGCAGACGAAACTCCTGCGGAATCAGATGCCTGGCGGGTTTGAAGACCACACGGCGGATCTGCCGTTCGTGGCTGGCACGGCGGTGGCTGGAGTGGAGATCCGGGTGATCCCGGATACCAAGTCGCACGACATGATCGTCTCCTACGCCGGGCGGAATGCCGTCCTGTATAAGGACCGGCTGGCCGGCAAGTACGAGGCTCGCGAGTTGGCGGCTGTGCCACAGGGCGCCAGTGGGCTGACGGTGGCGGATTTGAACAACGATTCGCAGCTCGATCTCGTCTGGAATGGCGGCGCGGCCTTGAATCAGAACGGGAGTTTCCAGACTCTGGCGTGGCCGGCCAAGGGCAGCTTCGCCCTGGGCGACTTCGAGAATCGCGGGCTGCTGGATGCGCTCACCGGCGGGCAGGTGTACCGGAACCGGGGCAAGACGACATTTGCAGGTCAGGCAGGGACGGGCATTCCCGCCGAAGTGACCGCGCTTGCGACGGCCGATTTCGACGGCGACGGCCGGGTGGATGCCGCGGCGATGCTGCCGGACGGCACGGTGCAGCGGCTGATGAACCAGACCACGCTGAAGACCGGCTGGACGCGGGTGGCGCTGAACGGCGTCAAGAACCTGAAACTGGCGGCGGGCACCGAGGTGGAGGTGAAGTCCGGGTCGCTCTACCAGAAGCAGATGTACCGCGGGTATCCGCTGACGGTGGGTTTGCGCGGCAACAAGGAGATCGACACGATCCGCATCACCTGGCCCAACGGGTTGATTCAGAACGAGATGAAGCAGAAGGTCGCGACTCCGTTGAAGTTCGAGGAGGCGCAGCGGTTGTCGGGGTCGTGTCCGACGATCTGGACCTGGAATGGACGCGAGTTTGAGTTCATCACGGATACGCTGGGCGTGGCTCCGCTGGGGGCGTCGTCGGGCGACGGGCAGTACTTCCCGGTGGATCACGACGAGTTCATCTCCATTCGCGGGGATCAACTCAAGGCGGTCGATGGACAGTATGAGGTCCGGATCACGGAAGAGCTGAGCGAAGTCACCTATCTGGACCAGGTGAAGCTGATCGCGGTGGACCATCCGGCGCAGCAGGAGGTCTTCACCAATGACAAGTGGAAGTCGCCGCCGTTCCCCGAGTTCCGGCTGTTTGGCGTGACGAAGCGGGTGTATCCCCGCAAGGCGACCGAAGACGGCGGCCGGGACGTGACGGCGGCGATGTTGAAGCGGGATGCGCGGTATCCGGACGGGTTCCGGCGGGATCTGCAGAACGTGGCGTCGATGCACTCGCTGGACCTGGATTTCGGCCAGGCGGCCAAAGACAACCGGGCGGTGCTGATTCTGCACGGCTGGGTGGACTGGGCGGACGGGTCGACGTTCCTGGGCGAGTCGCAGCGGACGAAGACCGGGCTGGCGACTCCGAAGCTGCAAGTGAAAGACAAGACGGGTGAATGGATTACGGTGATCGAAGACATGGGCATGCCGGCCGGCAAGCCGAAGACGATCGCCGTAGACCTGACGGGCAAGTTCCTGAGCGCTTCGCGTGAAGTGCGGATTGTGACGAATCTCTGCCTGTATTGGGACGAGATCTTCCTGAGCGAGACGAATGACGCTCCGCAGGTCAAGATGACCGAGATGGCGGCGGGGCAGACGGAGTTGCGGTTCCGCGGCTTCTCGAAGAACATCGTGCATCCGGAGAGGAAGCAGCCAGAGCAGTTTTTCTATGACAACCCGGCGGTGACCTCGATGTGGAATCCGACTCCAGGCCAGTACACACGCTATGGCGCGGTGACCCCGCTGCTGGGCGAAGTGGACGACAAGCTGGTGGTAATGGGGTCGGGCGATGAGGTGCAGTTGAAGTTCGACGGCGGCGCTTTACCGAAGCTGCCGGCAGGTTGGCAGCGTGACTGGTTGTTGAAGGTGGATGGCTGGGCGAAGGACCGCGACGCCAATACGGCCTATTCGCAGACGGTGGAACCACTGCCGTTTCATGGCATGAGTGCCTATCCCTATCCGGCGGGTCAGCATTATCCCGACTCGGCCGAGTATCGCGAGTACCAGAAGCAGTACAACACGAGACCCGCACTGCGCCTGATGCGCGCACTGCACGAATCCGGCACACGTTCCAAACAGGTGAACTGA
- a CDS encoding tetratricopeptide repeat protein, whose protein sequence is MNLTKTARWAGLAFLVLLVNSFYLLAFATPGIFYMTNVLVHIGLGTVWAAALLYLAFTSPQYRRMGLYVVAAIATGGVLCVVGAAREFNWLLWTHIGTGLLGALAIVVESKRRSAQLVFACSAVFCVSALGYQKVFPEHQLKVTNTGYVPASMEQEGGGPKTPFWPSSSKTNVGGVIPSNFFMDSKFCGECHKDIYQQWQSSMHHFSSFNNKYYSKAIEYMQDISGTRGSKWCAGCHDHAVFFNGRFEKPIKEQLETPEAQNGLGCVSCHSITHVDSTMGNGGFTIEYPKLHELASSKNPIIHWVDRFLTKVEPEPHRRTFLKPFMKDSAEFCSTCHKVHLDEPVNNYRWMRGFNDYDNWQASGVSGQGARSFYYPDKSKTCSGCHMDLVPSKDPGNRDGMVHNHRFAAANTAVPFVNGDKTQLAAVQGFLQSGFISVDIFAAAPAGEAPQTQMQRRADAGPQAMTTFAVGEEAEQSSSAYMIREVSELAAPLDKTSTKFQPGSTIRMDVVVRTKKIGHFFPGGTVDAFDIWVELEGHDATGKQVFLSGNLQNPKQGNLAPVEPGAHFYKSYMLDGDSNPINKRNAWQARSLLYVRLIPPGAADVAHYRVKIPKDAKGPITFTAKLNYRKFTHYYNQFSYGMKVKPGQDPKLVSIHYDSRQTEQDPAVQTPDIPITVLSKAEVKLQLAQPGEATVWKQVAQKADRERWNDWGIGSLLQGDLKAAEYGFTRVTEAQPEYADGWLNVARALIQEGEIERAKEFLDKAMKADSSLGRIWFFQAMALKAEGDYDEALKSLEVAAQKYPRDRVVQNQIGRVLFLKRDYQGAVAALKKALDVDPEDLQAHYTLMLAWRGLGDTEQAAREEKLFRRFKADESSQALTAKMRQLSPEDNNERQTIHEHESSILTGKKAGSIQ, encoded by the coding sequence ATGAATCTGACGAAAACCGCCCGGTGGGCCGGGCTGGCGTTCCTCGTCCTGCTCGTCAACAGCTTCTACTTGCTGGCCTTTGCGACGCCCGGCATCTTCTACATGACCAACGTGTTAGTCCACATCGGGCTGGGCACGGTGTGGGCGGCGGCGCTGCTGTATCTGGCTTTTACCTCGCCTCAGTACAGGCGCATGGGTTTGTACGTGGTGGCGGCCATCGCCACGGGTGGGGTGCTGTGCGTTGTGGGGGCGGCCCGCGAGTTCAACTGGCTGCTGTGGACCCACATCGGCACCGGGCTGCTGGGCGCGCTGGCGATCGTGGTGGAATCGAAACGGCGCTCGGCGCAACTGGTATTTGCCTGCAGCGCGGTGTTCTGCGTTTCAGCGCTGGGCTACCAGAAGGTCTTTCCGGAACACCAGCTCAAGGTGACGAACACGGGCTATGTGCCGGCGTCGATGGAACAGGAGGGCGGCGGGCCGAAGACGCCGTTCTGGCCGTCGTCCTCGAAGACGAACGTGGGCGGGGTGATTCCGTCGAACTTCTTCATGGATTCAAAGTTCTGCGGCGAGTGCCACAAGGACATCTACCAGCAGTGGCAGTCGTCGATGCACCACTTCTCGTCGTTCAACAACAAGTACTACTCGAAGGCGATCGAGTATATGCAGGACATCTCGGGGACGCGCGGGTCGAAGTGGTGCGCCGGGTGCCACGACCACGCGGTGTTCTTCAACGGCCGGTTTGAGAAGCCCATCAAGGAGCAACTGGAGACGCCGGAGGCCCAAAACGGACTGGGCTGTGTGTCGTGCCATTCGATCACGCATGTCGACTCCACAATGGGCAATGGCGGGTTCACGATCGAATATCCGAAGCTGCACGAGCTGGCTTCGTCGAAGAATCCCATTATTCACTGGGTGGACCGGTTCCTGACCAAGGTGGAGCCGGAGCCGCACCGCCGCACCTTCCTGAAGCCCTTCATGAAGGACAGCGCGGAGTTTTGTTCGACGTGCCACAAAGTGCATCTCGACGAGCCGGTGAACAATTACCGCTGGATGCGCGGATTCAACGACTACGACAACTGGCAGGCGTCGGGAGTGAGCGGGCAGGGTGCGCGATCGTTCTACTATCCCGACAAGTCGAAGACGTGTTCGGGCTGCCACATGGATCTGGTGCCGTCGAAGGATCCGGGCAACCGGGACGGCATGGTGCACAACCACCGGTTCGCGGCGGCGAATACGGCTGTGCCGTTTGTGAATGGCGACAAGACTCAACTGGCGGCGGTGCAGGGGTTCCTGCAGTCGGGCTTTATCTCGGTGGACATCTTCGCGGCGGCGCCGGCGGGCGAGGCTCCGCAGACGCAGATGCAGCGGCGGGCCGATGCGGGTCCGCAGGCGATGACGACGTTCGCGGTGGGGGAAGAGGCGGAGCAGTCGTCCTCGGCGTACATGATCCGCGAGGTGTCGGAACTGGCGGCGCCGTTGGACAAGACTTCGACGAAGTTCCAGCCGGGTTCGACCATCCGCATGGATGTGGTGGTGAGGACAAAGAAGATCGGGCATTTCTTCCCGGGCGGCACGGTGGATGCGTTCGATATCTGGGTGGAGCTGGAAGGGCACGATGCGACGGGCAAGCAGGTGTTCCTGTCGGGCAACCTGCAGAACCCGAAGCAGGGCAACCTGGCTCCGGTTGAGCCGGGGGCGCACTTCTATAAGTCGTACATGCTGGACGGCGATTCGAACCCGATCAACAAGCGGAATGCATGGCAGGCGCGGTCGTTGCTGTATGTGCGGCTGATTCCGCCGGGCGCAGCGGATGTGGCGCACTACCGGGTGAAGATTCCCAAGGATGCGAAGGGGCCGATCACGTTCACGGCCAAGCTGAACTACCGCAAGTTCACCCACTATTACAACCAGTTCAGCTACGGCATGAAGGTGAAGCCGGGGCAGGATCCGAAGCTGGTGAGCATTCACTACGACAGCCGGCAGACGGAGCAGGATCCGGCGGTGCAGACACCGGACATTCCCATCACGGTGCTGTCGAAGGCCGAAGTGAAGCTGCAACTGGCCCAGCCGGGTGAGGCGACGGTATGGAAGCAGGTGGCACAGAAAGCGGACCGCGAGCGCTGGAACGACTGGGGCATCGGATCGCTGCTGCAGGGCGATTTGAAGGCGGCGGAGTATGGGTTCACGCGGGTGACCGAGGCGCAGCCTGAATATGCGGACGGCTGGTTGAACGTGGCGCGGGCGCTGATCCAGGAAGGCGAGATTGAGCGCGCGAAGGAGTTCCTGGACAAGGCGATGAAGGCCGATTCGTCGCTGGGCCGCATCTGGTTCTTCCAGGCGATGGCGTTGAAGGCGGAAGGCGACTACGACGAAGCATTGAAGTCGCTGGAAGTGGCGGCGCAGAAGTATCCGCGGGACCGGGTGGTGCAGAACCAGATCGGGCGGGTGCTGTTCCTGAAACGTGACTACCAGGGCGCTGTCGCGGCGCTGAAGAAGGCGCTGGATGTGGATCCCGAGGATCTGCAGGCGCATTACACGCTGATGCTGGCGTGGCGCGGGTTGGGCGATACGGAGCAGGCGGCCAGGGAAGAGAAGCTGTTCCGGCGCTTCAAAGCGGACGAGTCGTCGCAGGCGCTGACGGCCAAGATGCGGCAGCTTTCTCCGGAAGACAACAACGAGCGGCAGACGATCCACGAGCACGAGTCGTCCATCCTGACAGGCAAGAAAGCGGGTTCGATCCAATGA
- a CDS encoding CRTAC1 family protein, producing the protein MRSLILLAVAGSLAAQTPKFTDVSKAAGITFTHNAGKAGKKWLPETMGSGCAFVDLDGDGYPDIVLLNSKDWTPKGRKTTSALYRNNRNGTFTNVTAGSGLDVELYAMGVAAGDFDNDGREDLYITALEGDRLLHNEGGFKFKDVTKAAGIDNAAFGTSAAFVDYDKDGLLDIFVANYVQWSKEKDLWCSLDGVSKSYCTPESYKGVSSKLYRNLGGGKFEDATKKAKVYDATSKSLGVTVLDYNGDGWPDLFVANDTQPNKLYRNLKNGTFAEEGVSAGVAFGEDGVARGAMGVDSGDFDRSGRPHLLVGNFTNQMLGLYRNEGKGLFVDEAPRSTVGRASLLSLAFGVFYFDYDLDGWLDIFSGNGHIEEEIGRVQPKVKFAEPPLVFHNLGKGKFEDVSAKLGAELTRPVVARGAAYADFDRDGDLDLLIATNNGPAYLYRNDANTAKNHWINIRLKGGKSNRSGIGAVVRVESASGKQWQTVHSGSSYCSQSDLALTFGLGKDPSITSIEIEWPSGAKQRLTNVKPDQHLVMEEAK; encoded by the coding sequence ATGAGGTCACTGATTCTGCTCGCTGTGGCCGGTTCGCTGGCCGCCCAGACGCCAAAATTCACGGATGTGAGCAAGGCGGCCGGCATCACGTTTACACACAATGCCGGCAAGGCCGGAAAGAAGTGGCTGCCTGAGACGATGGGGTCGGGCTGCGCGTTTGTCGACCTGGACGGCGACGGGTATCCCGATATTGTGCTGCTGAACAGCAAGGACTGGACGCCGAAGGGCAGGAAGACGACCTCGGCGCTCTACCGCAACAACAGGAACGGCACGTTCACGAATGTGACGGCGGGCAGCGGCCTGGATGTCGAGCTGTACGCCATGGGCGTCGCGGCCGGCGATTTCGACAACGACGGGCGGGAAGACCTCTACATCACGGCGCTGGAAGGCGACCGACTGCTGCACAACGAGGGCGGGTTCAAGTTCAAGGACGTGACGAAGGCGGCCGGGATCGATAATGCCGCGTTCGGGACGTCGGCGGCGTTTGTCGATTACGACAAGGACGGCCTGCTCGACATCTTTGTGGCGAACTACGTGCAGTGGTCGAAGGAGAAAGACCTGTGGTGCTCGCTGGACGGGGTGAGCAAGTCGTACTGCACTCCGGAGTCATACAAGGGCGTGTCGTCGAAGCTGTACAGGAACCTGGGCGGCGGGAAGTTTGAAGACGCGACAAAGAAGGCGAAGGTGTATGACGCGACCTCGAAGTCGCTGGGCGTGACGGTGTTGGACTACAACGGTGACGGCTGGCCCGATCTGTTCGTGGCGAACGATACGCAGCCGAACAAGCTGTACCGGAACTTGAAGAACGGGACATTCGCGGAGGAGGGCGTATCAGCGGGTGTGGCGTTTGGCGAAGACGGCGTGGCGCGCGGCGCGATGGGCGTGGATTCGGGTGACTTCGACCGTTCCGGCCGGCCGCACCTGCTGGTGGGCAACTTCACGAACCAGATGCTGGGGCTGTACCGGAATGAGGGCAAGGGGCTGTTCGTGGACGAGGCGCCGCGATCGACCGTGGGCCGGGCGTCGCTGCTGAGCCTGGCGTTCGGCGTGTTCTACTTCGATTACGACCTGGACGGCTGGCTGGACATCTTCTCGGGCAACGGTCACATCGAGGAAGAGATCGGGCGGGTGCAGCCGAAGGTGAAGTTCGCCGAACCTCCGCTGGTGTTCCACAATCTGGGCAAGGGCAAGTTTGAGGACGTGAGCGCGAAGCTGGGCGCGGAGCTGACGCGTCCGGTGGTGGCGCGCGGCGCGGCCTATGCCGATTTCGATCGGGACGGCGACCTGGATCTGCTGATCGCGACGAACAACGGTCCGGCGTATCTGTACCGCAACGACGCGAATACGGCGAAGAACCACTGGATCAATATCCGGCTGAAGGGCGGAAAGTCGAACCGCAGCGGGATTGGCGCGGTGGTGCGCGTGGAATCGGCGTCGGGCAAGCAATGGCAGACGGTGCACAGCGGGTCGAGCTACTGCTCGCAGTCGGATCTGGCCCTGACGTTTGGGTTGGGCAAGGATCCATCCATCACCTCGATTGAAATAGAATGGCCTAGCGGTGCGAAACAACGGCTCACGAACGTGAAGCCGGACCAACACTTGGTGATGGAAGAGGCAAAATAG
- a CDS encoding sugar phosphate isomerase/epimerase family protein, whose product MTPKLELAAITDEFSPDLGEALEAMAPIGMTACELRVVWGKNIMNLTDDEVKKAMELLNAKGIRVLGLSSPILKCTLPDGGEVDSRFQQDIFGSTHTIDDQPRLVDRALQLCEMTGAKVVRVFSFWRTVDPEKCFEPACAALSKMADQFKAHDIICGIENEHACNIGTAAEAARFLNAVPHSHLKLVWDPANALVSGEEPYPYGYNLLPKGRIVHVHAKDCHMEGHKPVWGPVGSRHVDWKGQIAALLSDGYTGAVSLETHWPGPNGNKKEGSIICGWNLRGLLAA is encoded by the coding sequence ATGACTCCGAAACTCGAACTGGCTGCGATTACCGATGAATTCTCGCCTGATCTGGGCGAGGCGCTGGAGGCGATGGCGCCCATCGGCATGACGGCCTGTGAACTGCGCGTCGTGTGGGGGAAGAACATCATGAACCTCACCGACGATGAAGTGAAGAAGGCGATGGAGCTGCTGAACGCGAAGGGCATCCGGGTGCTGGGTCTGTCGTCGCCGATTCTGAAGTGCACACTGCCGGACGGCGGCGAAGTGGACAGCCGGTTCCAGCAGGACATTTTCGGGTCGACGCATACGATCGACGACCAGCCGCGGCTGGTGGACCGGGCCTTGCAGTTGTGCGAGATGACGGGCGCCAAGGTGGTGCGGGTGTTCTCATTCTGGCGGACGGTGGATCCGGAGAAGTGCTTTGAGCCGGCGTGCGCGGCGTTGTCGAAGATGGCCGATCAGTTCAAGGCGCACGACATCATCTGCGGGATCGAGAACGAACATGCGTGCAACATCGGCACGGCGGCGGAGGCTGCCCGATTTCTGAACGCGGTTCCGCATTCGCACCTGAAGCTGGTGTGGGATCCGGCGAACGCGCTGGTGTCGGGCGAAGAGCCGTATCCGTATGGGTACAATCTGCTGCCCAAGGGCCGCATTGTGCACGTCCATGCGAAGGATTGCCACATGGAAGGGCACAAGCCGGTGTGGGGTCCTGTCGGGTCGCGGCACGTCGATTGGAAGGGCCAGATTGCGGCGCTGCTGAGTGACGGATATACGGGCGCAGTGAGCCTGGAGACGCATTGGCCTGGTCCGAATGGAAACAAGAAGGAAGGCAGCATCATCTGCGGGTGGAATCTGCGGGGGTTGCTCGCGGCGTAG
- a CDS encoding DUF4159 domain-containing protein, with product MRLRRLLTVVGLGLLLVCSLMGQRWIRDIFPESDYIPTPPDANEKTEFYFARLRYRNVQASGMWAMRGQWTVDYPKADRQFMQGVRRLSRIHANSMERIVDLVSDDIYNYPFVYVVEAGHWDLPDSQAKKLREFIDRGGFLMTDDFHGTYEWDVFTTSLNKGFGDRPIVDIENSDPIFHVLYDLQDRIQVPGIVNYPFTKTYEYDGYEPKWRAVRDDKGRIVIAICHNMDQGDAWEWADSPHYPEKYTSQAYRTGLNYIIYSMTH from the coding sequence TTGCGCCTGCGCAGGCTGTTGACTGTCGTCGGATTAGGCCTGCTGCTGGTGTGTTCGCTCATGGGGCAGCGCTGGATTCGCGATATCTTTCCTGAATCCGACTACATTCCGACACCCCCTGATGCGAATGAGAAGACGGAGTTCTACTTCGCGCGTCTACGCTACCGGAATGTGCAGGCATCGGGCATGTGGGCCATGCGCGGGCAATGGACTGTCGACTACCCGAAGGCGGACCGCCAGTTCATGCAGGGCGTGCGGCGCCTGTCGAGGATTCATGCCAACAGCATGGAGCGCATTGTCGACTTGGTCAGCGACGACATCTATAACTACCCGTTCGTATACGTTGTGGAAGCAGGGCACTGGGATCTGCCCGATTCGCAGGCGAAGAAACTGCGCGAGTTCATCGACCGGGGCGGATTCCTGATGACCGACGACTTCCATGGGACGTATGAATGGGATGTGTTCACCACCAGCCTGAACAAGGGCTTCGGCGACCGGCCCATCGTCGATATCGAAAACAGCGACCCCATCTTTCACGTGTTGTACGATCTGCAGGACCGAATCCAGGTGCCCGGCATCGTCAATTACCCCTTCACCAAGACCTACGAGTATGACGGCTATGAGCCGAAGTGGCGCGCTGTGCGCGACGACAAGGGGCGCATCGTGATCGCGATCTGCCACAACATGGATCAGGGCGACGCCTGGGAATGGGCGGACAGCCCGCACTACCCTGAAAAATACACCTCGCAGGCATACCGCACCGGGCTGAACTACATCATCTATTCAATGACCCACTAG